The segment aacactttttttttttgatctggtTGACTACAGGGTGTCCCTGCGGAGTGTGTCCGGACAGACTGTGAGCCACTGCCAGGCTCTTCAGTGTCATTATATTTCCATTTCTGTGCCATTATATCCGACTGTGGCACCATTACAGCTCTGCCAAAACTCTCAGTCGGTCCAAACACAGCTGTGGATTGAACTCAAGCCAGACTCTCAAAATGCTAAGTGGAAAATATCTATTCTTTACATGCTAAGTTAACTGGCTCGGGCCAGCAGGAGGAGAAATGAAACGTTGTCAAGACTTGTGAGCGATACTGGTACAATTATAAATTCAAGGCCTCCCAGAAAAACATTTCGGATCCAAGAGTGATCAATTTTAAGCTTTTGTCCTTTGAGATGTCAACAAGTCTTATCAAATCTAATGATAAATTGACTTCCTGCTGAACAGAAAAACATTAGAATTTCACCCCAAACTGCTTGTGAACTTCATAACactcaaaatattatatatctatgacatatatatctaaatattatatatctatGGCCACTTATTCTATGCCATGCACATATATTCTATTCTATGAGAGTCTTTATACAATattctattgattttttttttgtaatgaagaAATGGTAATTATGACTCaatgaaataatcaaataaaacttttttaactTCTGTTATGGTGCACCTCACATTTTTGTAAATCTTTACCCTCAGAAAGATTGATGTTGATCTGTTGGTGAGTACATTTACTTTTTAGAGTTTCACAATTTAGAGTTAcatgaaaataatacaatttatacattattttatatacagttgattaaatgtttttttttctttttgagatatttttattttattgtgtttttcttttttttcttttttttgcggaTAAAAAAACGACATTGtgttacagtaaaataacttgtaaaatattttttttatattaaattaaatcaactttttatttgagtaaaatacGATTTTAGCACCCCCAAAAAATGCTGTTACTTTCCCCCCTTTTTGTTACCGATGCTTTCATTATATGTGCAACAGAGAgagataatatttaataaatatttatgattatctaagatggtatttaaaaaaaaaacacacaattttgaATAACTGGATCATGTGAAAAACATTCTCACCTGTTGAGTGCAGGCCTGAACCAGATTGGGAGGAAACATGTTTCTGCAAAAGAGTGTGTATAATGAATAAAGTCAATGGTTCATATCAGTATTTTGAAGAAACCGATGGACTACACCTGTCCATTACCTGATGAGGTCAAGAAAGGCATCGGCTGGGCTGATCTGCTGGATCTTCTGCTGTTTAGCGAATTCATCCTTTGAGCCTTTGCCCGGGTGGATAATCAGAACCATAATGATGCCGATGAACACTGCGATGAAAGTGGTGGTCATATAGTATATGACTGCACGCATGCCCATCTTTCCAGATGCCCGTCTGTCCAATGCTGCCATACCTAGACCGAAAGAATTcaaatttagcattttttctATAAGAACACCATggggctgtgtttcccaaaagcatcgttagcctAAGTTGATCACAGCTCCATGTATTTAAGCTTATGATGCTTTTGAGAAATGCAGCCCAGGTCTTGTCCTtagattttaaatgcaaaaatctcACCAGATGTTGTAGAGACATGAAGATATGTGGTGGTTGTGAAAGACAAAAGATTCATGACTTAATCTTCACTTAGCTGAAAAGTACTATATCGCTTGACTTTAAAAGTCTCTTAGGATTAATTGCAATCATTGTAGAAGTCAATAGAGCAAAAAGACTTGACTTGCCAAAACAAATTAAGGTTTGAATTTTGAACAAGTCAGGGGCCTTTCTGCAGCCCTGATCCCCAGAGCAGGAAGAGAAAGCAGCTATTGTTTGGTCCCCTCGTCCTCCTGGGGGCCCAAACTTCAGCATCTTTTAAAGTTCAACCTCTCACTTGACAATTTCCTCTGTTCATCCTCCATCTCTCTCGACcacgctctctcactctcttgaTCTGCATTCGTTCATCTCTCTCACCCTCGGACAGGCCTGGGAAATTCCTGCACCTTTCCGTGTTTCAGCGGTCATGCCACCCTCTCTATGTCTCCACAGCAACAGCAAACAGTCTCCCAATGCACTTGTACCAAACTAAAGAAATGACTCATGTTTTGCAGTAACAAAGAAGAGAATAAACAAGACAGCCCCCTCTCACACCCAAGTGTGCCTCAATTACAGAATAAAGTGTCccaaaaataagtacaaaaataataattattattattttgttatttatttttattaaatttttttgcttttaatagaAGCATAAAGAGGTCACTGTCTACAAACCAGAAAATTGTGCCCAGTGTAATGCTATGAgatctgaacaaaaaacaaacaacaaaaaaacaaggtGACGTCATTGCTGTTCAGTCAGCTGCATGTTAAGTCTTTCTGTGTCACTAATTGTCTGAGACCTATTGACTTTATGCATTGAATTCGGAGGCATTTTAATTCTTGAGTGACTTTGTGTTGGCATTAATTGGCCACTAATTTCCTTCCTCTTTATGCTTCTTTCATCCCTTTTCTCTTTCACATcctatacaattattttaaaagtcaAGCCACTCCCTCTATTTCAAATCCATGTCATTCTCACGTTCTCATTCTTTTAATGACTTGGTTTGACTATGTCCTCACATCACTATTTGCCTTTTCATTATAAGCAGCTAtgtcagttaaattgtcaggGCCCGGGACAACATTTTTATAGATGGATCCCATCAGCCCAGACTCAATGAGCAGCTAGACCACTGAGGATTTCATTGGACTTTCTTAATCATATGGCCTGGGACAATGCCCTAGTTGCTCCACCCCTTTTCTTCTATACTTTCCATAAACAGTTAAGATTTTCAGTTATGACTTAAGTTCTCTGTTATTGCTGTAGAACGTTGTaacatatttgatttaaaatctaCAGTCAGACTGTTGCATGACACATTTCtggcaaaaacttttttttttatcaaaacaatgAAATCTCATACCTGTAATCAAACTTGAGATTAGAAGGGGAAGCACTAGCATCTGCAGCATACGCATCAATAGCTCACCAGGAAAGGAGAAATACTTCACTTCTCTGTATGACATTTTATATGACCTCAAAGCAAAACCCAGCATGatacctgaaaaaaaattaataaaagcatttcaaaaatCAAGCATACATTTAAAGGCATCCATTGTCAAAATAGCAAACTGGTGGTAGGTTGTTAGGTTGTACAGTAGATTTGTGTCCTTGACCAAGACACTAACTTCAGGTTAGATGACTTCTTTAGATGGTTAGAGGAAACTTTCATACTTGAAAACTTCCTGAACAAAAATAATTTCACTAAACCAGGTGCACTGACCAAAGACCACAGCTCCAATGGTTAAGAGCACGAAAGCATTTCTTCTCAGAAAGGTCTTCACGTCATCTTTAGTGATGTCCTCCACTTTCTTCTTCGCCTTTAGGGAACGCAGGTGAATTCCCTCTCGGATCTGCTGCACGCGATTGCGCGACCGCGGCTTCTCCCCAGTGCTTTTGGTCATGCTGGTGGTGTCACTCAACACACTCCGTTCAAACTAGCTGGGCTGAACCGGTGACCCAAAAGAAACctcacaagaagaagaaaaaatgagaCAAACTCTATCAAGCACACCCACTGATCTAAATCCCAAATCCTTGCGTTAAAATGGGAAAGACAgcaaaaaataatggaaaaccaAAATGCAACCTAAAAATGTGCAGTAGGGGAATTCATTGGAAAAACTTAatttatatgcataaataattatatgcctattttaaaatatatgataaatgcAAGGACATTCCATGTAAATGGCAGCTTTTTTACTGAATTAAAacgatatatatttataatttaaactaTATAACGTGCAAtaaaatttctaatttaaaaaaaattaatatttgaaatgataaaataaatgcatgatttttattactaaaaactaaaatatatataaattcacacactttttaaatatatatattctatgcaATTATATTATGGAAAtgaaagcttttttattattatatattgcattttatagGCAATTAcatttcacatacatttttttttttttactttacaaatgaaaaattaattcataagAGCTACAGTTATTTGATCTTGTAGCTTGTAGCTGAGGTTCATCAATTCAGTGTGAACCACATaaaatatgtgtatttaaattCTACAGAATCCAAATACTGTCATTTATAATTAAATCTGATTTCCAGGTTAATggtgctcagaaaaaaaaaaagatccatagCTACAAGTAGCTGAGAGAAGAAGAGCTGCTTACCTGCTTCCAGTGAGCTCTTGTGCTGAGAGATGCCCTGAGTGATCAGAGTTAGAAAGTTTATGCTGGGAATTTAATAACCTTCCACCAGTAAGAAGCTCCTGATGCTCAGGATCTCAGAAGGGGAGGAGCTTGTGAACTC is part of the Carassius auratus strain Wakin chromosome 10, ASM336829v1, whole genome shotgun sequence genome and harbors:
- the slc1a3b gene encoding solute carrier family 1 member 3b isoform X2, yielding MTKSTGEKPRSRNRVQQIREGIHLRSLKAKKKVEDITKDDVKTFLRRNAFVLLTIGAVVFGIMLGFALRSYKMSYREVKYFSFPGELLMRMLQMLVLPLLISSLITGMAALDRRASGKMGMRAVIYYMTTTFIAVFIGIIMVLIIHPGKGSKDEFAKQQKIQQISPADAFLDLIRNMFPPNLVQACTQQFKTQYGKRVIYVKVINESIFNLTNATQEIAQEEVIPLSGTTSGVNALGLVVFSMCFGLIIGNMKEQGQALRDFFDSLNEAIMRLVAIIMW